Proteins found in one Podarcis muralis chromosome 5, rPodMur119.hap1.1, whole genome shotgun sequence genomic segment:
- the FAM78B gene encoding protein FAM78B: MGCLQSVACKARVRREHIVVSDVSACIEPGATALEESSPIVLRYRTPYFRAAARVLMPPIPRRHTWVVGWIQACNHMEFYNTYSDLGMSSWELPDLREGRVKAISDSDGVSYPWYGNTTETVTLIGPTNKVSRFSVSMNDNFYPSVTWAVPVSDSNVPLLTRIKRDQSFTTWLVAMNMTTKEKIILQTIKWRMRVDIEVDPMQLLGKRARLVGRTQQEQPKILSRMEPIPPNALVKPNANDAQVLMWRPKRGPPLVVIPPK, from the exons ATGGGCTGCCTGCAGAGCGTGGCGTGCAAGGCGCGCGTGCGGCGGGAGCACATCGTGGTGTCGGACGTGTCGGCGTGCATCGAGCCGGGCGCCACGGCCCTGGAGGAGAGCTCGCCCATCGTGCTGCGCTACCGGACGCCCTACTTCCGCGCCGCCGCGCGCGTCCTCATGCCGCCCATCCCGCGGCGCCACACCTGGGTGGTGGGCTGGATCCAGGCCTGCAACCACATGGAGTTCTACAACACCTACAGCGACCTGGGCAT GTCAAGCTGGGAACTTCCAGACTTGAGAGAAGGGCGTGTAAAAGCCATCAGTGACTCTGATGGAGTGAGCTACCCCTGGTATGGGAACACCACAGAAACAGTGACCTTGATTGGCCCCACCAATAAGGTCTCCAGGTTCTCCGTCAGTATGAATGACAATTTCTACCCCAGCGTAACGTGGGCTGTTCCTGTGAGTGACAGCAACGTGCCACTACTAACCAGGATCAAACGGGACCAAAGCTTTACgacgtggctagtagccatgaataTGACCACCAAGGAAAAGATTATTTTGCAGACTATAAAGTGGAGGATGCGAGTGGACATTGAAGTTGATCCCATGCAACTCTTGGGCAAGCGAGCCCGGCTAGTGGGGAGGACTCAGCAGGAGCAGCCCAAAATTTTGAGCAGAATGGAACCCATCCCACCAAATGCACTAGTGAAACCCAATGCCAATGATGCCCAGGTCCTTATGTGGAGACCCAAAAGAGGACCGCCTTTGGTAGTGATACCacccaaataa